From Mycolicibacterium nivoides, a single genomic window includes:
- a CDS encoding 3-oxoacyl-ACP reductase → MDLTQRLAGKVAVITGAASGIGLATGRRLRAEGATIVVGDIDPATGEAAAEELDGLFVAVDVSDQVAVDNLFDTAAATFGSVDIAFNNAGISPPEDDLIETTELPAWERVQDVNLKSVYLSCKAALRHMVPAGKGSIINTASFVAVMGSATSQISYTASKGGVLAMSRELGVQYARQGIRVNALCPGPVNTPLLQELFAKDPERAARRLVHIPVGRFAEPEELAAAVAFLASDDASFITGSTFLVDGGISSAYVTPL, encoded by the coding sequence ATGGATCTGACCCAACGCCTGGCCGGCAAGGTTGCCGTCATCACCGGTGCTGCCAGCGGCATCGGTCTGGCCACCGGACGGCGGCTGCGCGCCGAGGGTGCCACGATCGTGGTGGGCGATATCGACCCAGCCACGGGTGAGGCCGCCGCCGAGGAACTCGACGGGTTGTTCGTCGCGGTCGACGTGTCCGATCAGGTGGCCGTCGACAATCTCTTCGACACCGCGGCAGCGACGTTCGGATCGGTCGATATCGCGTTCAACAACGCCGGGATCTCGCCGCCCGAGGATGACCTGATCGAGACCACCGAGCTGCCGGCTTGGGAGCGGGTGCAGGACGTCAACCTGAAATCGGTATACCTGTCCTGCAAGGCCGCGCTGCGCCACATGGTGCCCGCGGGCAAGGGCTCGATCATCAACACCGCGTCGTTCGTGGCGGTGATGGGTTCGGCCACCTCCCAGATCTCCTACACCGCGTCCAAGGGCGGAGTGCTGGCGATGTCCCGCGAGCTCGGGGTGCAGTACGCGCGGCAAGGAATCCGCGTCAACGCCCTGTGCCCCGGCCCGGTGAACACCCCGCTGTTGCAGGAGTTGTTCGCCAAGGATCCCGAGCGTGCCGCGCGGCGGCTGGTGCACATCCCGGTGGGCCGTTTCGCCGAGCCGGAGGAGCTGGCCGCTGCGGTGGCGTTCCTGGCCAGTGACGACGCCTCCTTCATCACGGGTTCGACTTTCCTCGTCGACGGCGGTATCAGCTCGGCCTACGTCACGCCGCTGTGA
- a CDS encoding FadR/GntR family transcriptional regulator: MTAEPDPQPAATGPDSQPAAAPGALLRPVRLGNAFEDTVGRLLETIRLGVLGPGESLPPERELAARLGVSRDTVREAIKSLADAGYLVSKRGRYGGTFLAAELPALPTSSHRPTREEIDDALRLREILEVGAARMAAGRTLSAAERDGLWSRLADVRAAEPDDYRRLDSRLHLAIAEAAGSPSLVPLVAENRMRLNALLDQIPLLPRNIAHSDEQHEEIVMAILAGDSERAAAAMLAHVGGSSALLHGFLD; the protein is encoded by the coding sequence ATGACAGCCGAACCGGACCCGCAGCCCGCCGCAACAGGGCCTGATTCGCAGCCCGCTGCGGCGCCCGGAGCGCTGCTGCGGCCGGTCCGGCTGGGCAACGCCTTCGAGGACACGGTCGGCCGGCTGTTGGAGACGATCCGGCTGGGGGTGCTGGGCCCAGGGGAGTCGCTGCCGCCCGAGCGTGAGCTGGCCGCCCGCCTGGGGGTCAGCCGTGACACGGTCCGGGAGGCGATCAAATCGCTGGCCGACGCCGGCTACCTGGTGTCCAAACGGGGGCGGTACGGCGGTACGTTCCTGGCCGCTGAGTTACCTGCGCTACCCACTTCCAGTCACCGGCCGACGCGCGAGGAGATCGATGACGCATTGCGGCTGCGCGAGATCCTGGAGGTCGGCGCCGCGCGGATGGCGGCCGGACGCACCCTGAGCGCGGCCGAGCGCGACGGGCTCTGGTCGCGGCTGGCCGACGTCCGTGCTGCCGAACCCGACGATTACCGCCGGCTGGATTCGCGGTTGCATCTGGCCATCGCGGAGGCGGCGGGATCCCCGTCACTGGTACCCCTGGTCGCCGAGAACCGGATGCGGCTCAATGCCCTGCTGGATCAGATCCCGTTGCTGCCGCGCAACATCGCGCACTCCGACGAACAGCACGAGGAGATCGTCATGGCGATCCTGGCCGGTGACAGCGAGCGGGCGGCGGCGGCCATGCTGGCCCACGTCGGGGGATCGTCGGCCTTGCTGCACGGCTTTCTGGATTAG
- a CDS encoding aldehyde dehydrogenase family protein, which yields MTSSQVVNPATEEVLTTVDLLDVDAVDDAVARAAVAQRAWARLAPAERAGALRAFAAVVDAHIDDLAALEVANSGHPIGQAEWEAGHVRDVLQFYSATPERLSGKQIPVAGGLDVTFNEPLGVVGIITPWNFPMTIAAWGFAPALAAGNAVVLKPAEWTPLTTIRLGELAVESGLPAGLFQVLPGRGSVVGERFVTHPGVRKVVFTGSTEVGMRVMAGAAAQVKRVTLELGGKSANIVFDDCDLEKAAATAPYGVFDNAGQDCCARSRILVQRSVYDRFMELLEPAVKGVAVGDPTVRGTEMGPLVSRPHWESVSSYVPDDAPVAFRGSAPDGPGFWFPPTVLTPQRTDRTVTDEIFGPVVTVLPFEEEADAIALANDTPYGLSGSIWTDNLSRALRVSRAVESGNLSVNSHSSVRYNTPFGGFKQSGLGRELGPDAPLSFTETKNVFFAIEDRAEESY from the coding sequence ATGACATCCAGCCAGGTCGTCAACCCGGCTACCGAGGAGGTGCTGACCACCGTAGACCTCCTGGACGTGGACGCCGTCGATGACGCGGTGGCGCGTGCCGCCGTGGCGCAACGGGCATGGGCCCGGCTGGCGCCGGCCGAGCGGGCCGGCGCGCTCCGCGCATTCGCAGCCGTCGTCGACGCCCACATCGATGACCTGGCCGCCCTTGAGGTGGCCAACTCCGGGCATCCGATCGGGCAGGCCGAATGGGAGGCCGGGCACGTCCGGGACGTCCTGCAGTTCTACTCGGCCACTCCGGAACGATTGAGCGGCAAGCAGATCCCGGTCGCCGGCGGCCTGGATGTCACGTTCAACGAGCCTCTCGGTGTCGTCGGGATCATCACGCCGTGGAACTTCCCGATGACCATCGCCGCATGGGGCTTCGCCCCGGCGCTGGCGGCCGGCAACGCGGTGGTGCTCAAGCCCGCCGAGTGGACCCCGCTGACCACCATCCGGCTCGGCGAGCTCGCCGTCGAATCGGGTCTGCCGGCAGGGCTCTTTCAGGTGTTGCCGGGCAGGGGTTCGGTGGTGGGAGAGCGGTTCGTCACCCACCCCGGCGTGCGCAAGGTGGTGTTCACCGGATCCACCGAGGTGGGGATGCGGGTGATGGCGGGGGCGGCGGCTCAGGTCAAGCGGGTGACCCTGGAGTTGGGTGGCAAGAGCGCGAACATCGTGTTCGACGACTGCGATCTGGAGAAGGCCGCGGCCACCGCACCGTACGGGGTGTTCGACAACGCCGGGCAGGACTGCTGTGCGCGTAGCCGGATCCTGGTGCAGCGCAGTGTCTACGACCGTTTCATGGAGCTGCTGGAACCGGCGGTCAAGGGCGTCGCGGTGGGGGACCCCACGGTCCGCGGAACCGAGATGGGGCCGCTGGTATCGCGTCCGCACTGGGAGTCGGTGTCGTCCTACGTTCCCGACGACGCCCCGGTGGCATTCCGGGGTTCCGCCCCGGACGGTCCCGGGTTCTGGTTCCCGCCAACGGTGTTGACGCCGCAGCGCACCGACCGCACCGTGACCGACGAGATTTTCGGCCCGGTGGTGACGGTGCTGCCGTTCGAGGAAGAGGCCGACGCGATCGCGCTGGCCAACGACACCCCCTATGGCCTGTCGGGCTCGATCTGGACCGATAATCTCTCGCGTGCCCTTCGGGTGTCGCGGGCGGTGGAATCGGGCAATCTCAGTGTCAATTCACACTCGTCGGTGCGTTACAACACGCCGTTCGGCGGGTTCAAGCAGTCCGGACTGGGTCGTGAGTTGGGACCTGACGCGCCACTGTCTTTCACCGAAACCAAGAACGTCTTCTTCGCCATAGAAGATCGAGCAGAGGAGTCCTATTAA
- a CDS encoding gamma-glutamyl-gamma-aminobutyrate hydrolase family protein encodes MTTYLQQAQTGVWDVRASFLPQVYFEGVTRAGGIALLLPPQPVDREIADRVLDRVDGLVITGGPDVDPERYGQQSHPATNEPATERDAWEFALLEAALRRGIPVLGVCRGAQVLNTALGGTLHQHLPDVIGHTHHQKGNAVFGTSAVRTLPDTRLADLIGETSDAQCYHHQAIDRLGEGLVVSARDSDGVIEAVERDPALPGDAFVLGVQWHPEESLDDLRLFTAVVNAARTYATERVS; translated from the coding sequence ATGACGACCTATCTGCAGCAGGCGCAGACGGGGGTCTGGGATGTCCGGGCCAGCTTCCTGCCCCAGGTCTACTTCGAGGGCGTCACCCGTGCCGGCGGCATCGCGCTTCTGTTGCCGCCGCAGCCGGTGGACCGTGAGATCGCCGACCGGGTGCTCGACCGTGTCGACGGACTGGTCATCACCGGCGGTCCGGACGTGGATCCGGAGCGCTACGGACAGCAGTCGCACCCGGCCACCAACGAGCCGGCCACCGAGCGCGATGCCTGGGAGTTCGCCCTACTGGAAGCCGCACTGCGGCGCGGTATCCCGGTGCTCGGTGTCTGCCGGGGCGCGCAGGTGCTCAACACGGCGCTGGGCGGCACCCTGCACCAGCACCTGCCCGACGTGATCGGGCACACCCATCATCAGAAGGGCAACGCGGTCTTCGGCACCTCGGCCGTGCGCACGCTGCCCGACACCCGACTGGCCGATCTGATCGGCGAGACGTCCGACGCGCAGTGCTATCACCACCAGGCCATCGACCGGCTCGGTGAGGGCCTGGTCGTCAGTGCCCGCGACAGCGACGGCGTGATCGAGGCCGTCGAACGTGACCCAGCGCTGCCCGGCGACGCATTCGTGCTGGGCGTGCAATGGCACCCCGAAGAAAGCCTCGATGACCTACGCCTGTTCACCGCTGTGGTGAACGCGGCCAGAACCTATGCGACAGAGAGGGTCTCATGA
- a CDS encoding HoxN/HupN/NixA family nickel/cobalt transporter, with protein MTTGAVPEVTMTKPQPFDRADWTSIAVVAAVVLVLHVFGWGVLIFGVAPQHITLGSAGVFGVGLGVTAYLLGVRHAFDADHIAVIDNTTRKLVGEGTRSLSAGFWFSLGHSSVVFGLALLLAFGVHALAGPVQSEDSPMLQTLGLIGSVVAGTFLILIGLTNLFAVVGIAKIFRAMRGGQFDEAELERQLQQRGFLARLLGRFMRRVSKPWHLYPVGFLMGLGFDTATQVALLVLAAGAAAFTLPWYAILVLPVLFAAGMSLFDSLDGIFMSRAYGWAFLQPVRKVYYNLTVTVLSVIVALVIGVIVLAGLLVERLGITTGPLAFIGSADLEFVGFAIVGLFVLSWVVALGIWRFGRIEERWAARA; from the coding sequence ATGACCACTGGCGCGGTTCCCGAGGTGACTATGACGAAGCCGCAGCCATTTGATCGCGCTGATTGGACGTCGATCGCGGTGGTCGCCGCGGTGGTGTTGGTGTTGCATGTATTCGGTTGGGGCGTATTGATTTTCGGAGTCGCGCCGCAGCACATCACGCTGGGGTCGGCCGGGGTGTTCGGAGTCGGACTCGGGGTCACCGCCTACCTGTTGGGTGTGCGGCACGCCTTCGATGCGGACCACATCGCCGTCATCGACAACACCACCCGAAAACTCGTCGGTGAGGGCACCCGATCGCTGTCGGCGGGATTCTGGTTCTCGCTGGGGCATTCCAGCGTGGTGTTCGGGCTGGCCCTGCTGCTGGCGTTCGGAGTCCATGCGCTGGCCGGGCCGGTGCAGAGCGAGGATTCGCCGATGCTGCAGACCCTCGGACTGATCGGGTCGGTGGTGGCCGGGACCTTCCTCATCCTGATCGGCCTGACGAATCTGTTCGCCGTCGTCGGTATCGCCAAGATCTTCCGTGCCATGCGCGGAGGACAGTTCGACGAGGCCGAGCTCGAACGTCAACTTCAACAGCGGGGCTTCCTGGCCCGTCTGCTCGGCCGGTTCATGCGACGGGTGAGCAAGCCGTGGCACCTGTACCCGGTCGGCTTTCTGATGGGCCTTGGCTTCGATACCGCGACCCAGGTGGCACTGCTGGTGCTGGCGGCGGGTGCGGCGGCGTTCACATTGCCCTGGTACGCCATCCTCGTGCTGCCGGTGCTCTTCGCGGCAGGGATGAGCCTGTTCGACAGCCTGGACGGAATCTTCATGTCGCGGGCCTACGGCTGGGCGTTCCTGCAGCCGGTCCGCAAGGTCTACTACAACCTGACGGTCACCGTGCTGTCGGTCATCGTGGCGCTGGTGATCGGCGTCATCGTTCTGGCCGGTCTGCTGGTCGAGCGCCTTGGCATCACGACAGGCCCGCTGGCATTCATCGGTTCGGCCGACCTGGAGTTCGTCGGATTCGCGATCGTCGGGCTCTTTGTGCTGAGCTGGGTTGTGGCCCTGGGGATCTGGCGGTTCGG
- a CDS encoding amino acid permease: MPEGHEELTEHLTDDEQHLAKLGYVQELQRSWSGFSNFAISFSIISILAGCFTSFGLGWNNGGPAAIAWGWPIVSVFILIIGFCLAELVSAYPTSGGIYWWASKLGGPKAGFYTGWLNLIGLIAILASVSYGSATFLDLTLGTFSESWLAGYSLTRVFIMFLIILAVSAVINIFSSHLLAVINNVSVWWHVAGATAVIAILWLLPDQHASVSDVFAKTINNSGIFSGSTSGWGFLLFVLPISAILTQYTITGYDASAHLSEETKSAANAAAKGIWQSIFYSAIGGWILLLSFLFAVQNSDEVSANGGAVATIFTQALGSKWAGVVLLIATAGQLFCTTACQTSASRMLFAFSRDRAVPGHQLWSKVSASRVPANAVIVTAVIAAIITLPAIVPVKIPVNGVDVPSPVAFYAVVSIGVVGLYLCFAVPIYFRWKAGDSFEQGRWNVGNKYKWMAPVAIVEIVVTSIIAMFPTSLGGMPWDPSFQWKFVNYTPLLVGGVLVLLFIYWHVSVKHWFTGPIKQVDAAPAAELPG; the protein is encoded by the coding sequence ATGCCCGAGGGGCACGAAGAACTCACCGAACACCTCACCGACGACGAACAACATCTCGCCAAACTCGGCTACGTCCAGGAACTGCAGCGGTCCTGGTCGGGGTTCTCCAACTTCGCGATCTCGTTCTCGATCATCTCGATCCTGGCCGGCTGCTTCACCTCGTTCGGGCTGGGCTGGAACAACGGCGGTCCGGCCGCCATCGCCTGGGGCTGGCCGATCGTCTCGGTCTTCATCCTGATCATCGGATTCTGTCTGGCCGAACTCGTCTCCGCATATCCCACCTCAGGCGGAATCTATTGGTGGGCTTCGAAACTCGGCGGGCCCAAGGCCGGGTTCTACACCGGCTGGCTCAACCTGATCGGCTTGATCGCGATCCTGGCGTCGGTGTCCTACGGCAGCGCGACATTCCTGGACCTGACCCTGGGGACGTTCAGTGAATCTTGGCTCGCCGGCTACAGCCTGACCCGGGTGTTCATCATGTTCCTGATCATTCTGGCGGTCTCGGCCGTGATCAACATCTTCTCGTCACACCTGCTGGCCGTCATCAACAACGTCTCGGTGTGGTGGCACGTCGCGGGCGCCACCGCGGTGATCGCCATCCTGTGGCTGCTCCCGGACCAACACGCCAGCGTCTCCGACGTTTTCGCCAAGACCATCAACAACTCCGGGATCTTCTCGGGCTCCACCTCCGGTTGGGGCTTCCTGCTGTTCGTGCTGCCGATCTCGGCCATCCTGACGCAGTACACGATCACCGGATATGACGCGTCGGCACATCTGTCCGAAGAGACCAAGAGCGCAGCCAATGCCGCCGCGAAGGGCATCTGGCAGTCGATCTTCTACTCGGCGATCGGCGGCTGGATCCTGTTGCTGTCATTCCTGTTCGCCGTCCAGAACTCTGACGAGGTGTCGGCCAACGGTGGAGCGGTCGCGACCATCTTCACCCAGGCACTCGGATCGAAGTGGGCGGGCGTCGTGCTCCTGATCGCCACCGCGGGTCAGCTGTTCTGCACCACCGCCTGCCAAACCAGCGCCTCACGCATGCTGTTCGCGTTCAGCCGGGACCGCGCGGTCCCCGGGCACCAGCTGTGGTCGAAGGTCAGCGCCAGCCGGGTGCCCGCCAACGCCGTCATCGTCACCGCGGTGATCGCGGCGATCATCACGCTGCCCGCCATCGTGCCGGTGAAAATTCCGGTCAACGGCGTCGACGTACCCTCACCGGTCGCGTTCTATGCCGTCGTCTCCATCGGCGTGGTCGGGCTGTACCTGTGCTTCGCGGTGCCGATCTACTTCCGGTGGAAGGCCGGCGACTCCTTCGAGCAGGGCCGGTGGAACGTCGGCAACAAGTACAAGTGGATGGCGCCGGTGGCGATCGTCGAGATCGTCGTCACCTCGATCATCGCGATGTTCCCGACCTCGCTGGGCGGCATGCCGTGGGATCCGAGTTTCCAGTGGAAGTTCGTGAACTACACCCCGCTACTGGTCGGCGGCGTGCTGGTGCTGCTGTTCATCTACTGGCACGTGTCGGTGAAACACTGGTTCACCGGTCCGATCAAGCAGGTGGACGCCGCCCCGGCCGCCGAACTGCCAGGCTGA
- a CDS encoding glutamine synthetase family protein, translating into MSQNPGMLARADLEQMVAAGEIDTVIVAFCDMQGRLTGKRVSGRLFVEEVAAHGAECCNYLLAVDVDMNTVGGYSMSSWDTGYGDMVMTADFSTLRLIPWLPGTALVMADLSWLDGRPVEQAPRSILNRQIDRLTERKLVPYVGTELEFMVFDNTFREAWAAGYRNLTPATDYNVDYAMMASTRMEPLLRDIRLGMEGAGLYCEGVKGECNLGQQEIAFRYDHARSTCDNHTIYKNGAKEIADQHGKSLTFMAKFDEREGNSCHIHISLLGEDGSPVFADESGPHGMSPMFRSFIAGQLATLRELTLFYAPNINSYKRFADGSFAPTAIAWGMDNRTCALRVVGHGSGMRVECRAPGGDVNQYLAVSALIAGGLYGIDHGLELPDALPGNAYASGAQRLPTTLAEAAELFAKSEVARTAFGDNVVEHYLNNARIELAAFNSAVTDWERVRGFERL; encoded by the coding sequence ATGAGCCAGAACCCCGGCATGCTGGCACGAGCCGACCTGGAGCAAATGGTGGCGGCGGGCGAGATCGACACCGTCATCGTCGCCTTCTGCGATATGCAGGGCCGGCTGACCGGCAAGCGGGTTTCGGGCCGATTGTTCGTCGAAGAAGTCGCCGCCCACGGTGCGGAGTGTTGTAACTACCTGCTCGCGGTCGACGTTGACATGAACACTGTCGGTGGCTACTCGATGTCGAGTTGGGACACCGGCTACGGCGACATGGTGATGACCGCCGACTTCAGCACCTTGCGGTTGATCCCGTGGCTGCCGGGCACCGCGCTGGTGATGGCGGATCTGTCGTGGCTGGACGGTCGCCCCGTCGAGCAGGCTCCGCGTAGCATCCTCAACCGCCAGATCGACCGGCTGACCGAGCGAAAGCTGGTGCCGTACGTCGGTACGGAGCTCGAATTCATGGTGTTCGACAACACATTCCGCGAGGCCTGGGCCGCGGGATACCGCAACCTGACACCGGCCACCGACTACAACGTCGACTACGCCATGATGGCATCCACCCGGATGGAGCCGTTGCTGCGCGACATCCGTCTCGGCATGGAGGGCGCCGGGCTGTACTGCGAGGGCGTCAAGGGGGAGTGCAACCTGGGTCAGCAGGAGATCGCGTTCCGCTATGACCATGCCCGCAGCACCTGTGACAACCACACCATCTACAAGAACGGTGCCAAGGAGATCGCCGACCAGCACGGCAAGAGCCTGACGTTCATGGCGAAATTCGATGAACGCGAGGGCAACAGCTGCCACATCCATATCTCGCTACTTGGCGAGGACGGGTCACCGGTCTTCGCCGACGAGTCCGGCCCGCACGGGATGTCGCCGATGTTCCGCAGCTTCATCGCCGGCCAACTGGCCACACTGCGCGAGCTGACCTTGTTCTACGCGCCGAACATCAACTCCTACAAGCGATTTGCCGACGGCAGCTTCGCCCCCACGGCCATCGCCTGGGGCATGGACAACCGCACCTGCGCGCTTCGTGTGGTCGGTCACGGGTCGGGAATGCGGGTGGAATGCCGGGCGCCCGGCGGTGACGTCAACCAGTACCTGGCCGTGTCGGCGCTGATCGCCGGTGGCCTGTACGGCATCGATCACGGGCTGGAACTGCCCGACGCGCTGCCGGGCAACGCCTATGCCAGTGGGGCGCAACGGTTGCCGACTACCCTGGCCGAGGCGGCTGAGCTGTTCGCGAAGTCCGAGGTGGCGCGCACCGCGTTCGGGGACAACGTCGTCGAGCACTACCTGAACAATGCGCGGATCGAGTTGGCCGCCTTCAATTCCGCGGTGACCGACTGGGAAAGGGTGCGTGGTTTTGAGCGGCTCTGA
- a CDS encoding ArsR/SmtB family transcription factor, whose amino-acid sequence MDQHGKEVQVERASSALADVDTSGWAQRFDLLSDPHRLEILLGLHRAPGICVSDLATALGRSENAVSQALRVLRDQGWVTSTRIGRTVSYRLDDETVHDLLHWIGARHG is encoded by the coding sequence GTGGACCAGCACGGTAAAGAGGTCCAGGTCGAGCGCGCGTCGTCGGCCCTGGCCGATGTCGACACCTCAGGGTGGGCGCAGCGCTTCGATCTGCTGTCCGACCCGCACCGGCTGGAGATCCTGCTCGGCCTGCACCGGGCGCCGGGAATCTGTGTCAGCGATCTGGCCACGGCCCTGGGCCGTTCGGAGAATGCGGTGTCCCAGGCGTTGCGGGTACTTCGGGACCAGGGCTGGGTCACCTCCACCCGGATCGGCCGCACCGTGAGTTACCGCCTCGACGATGAGACGGTGCACGACCTGCTGCACTGGATCGGGGCGCGACACGGCTGA